The genomic stretch AGTGCTCCAATCCTCTCTAGAAGGCGTCACTCTCATTTGCCTCTCACACTGTTCCCTTGTACCTAAAGCGAAGCTATAACTGACTGACAGCATGGAGGAGTAAAACGCCACTGGCAGCCAATTCCTTTCTTTGGCACTGTTTCCTCTCAAGCAATTATACCCAAGTGTCTCATCCCATGTACTACCGCTTTCCAACATACACATTGATCTCGAGTATGACAAGAGGATTCAGACAATTGCATCTTGACATGTATGATGTGCAAACCTTGCAAGGAACATCACAAAATAAGCAGACCTGACATGTACATGTTCAACTATTACTTCATCTGATCACATAAACAGGGCAGTAGCAAGATGAGATGAGCTTCAGACTTGCAGCGGCTTGGTATCACAAGTGATAACATGCAATGATACAAAACCGGTGACATGTCTGTACACCACTTGGCCTCCAGGTCCAGAATAAGCAAATACCTGACAAGCAATCTTATCTTCCCAAGATAAACTAACTTCCAGAGAAAGCGACGACGCAAAACCACAGCAACTTTCGAGAAAGTTTTGGAGTAAAGCGATAGCACAAGCTGTGATCCTTTCAATACTTGCAAAAAGGTATGCTGTCAAACTAAGGATTCAGAAATCCTTCAACTTACCTTCTTGATATGCACGGAACCCAGGTAATAAGAAAACCAGCAATCAACGTAGTAGAAAGCAATAGGATTAAATTACAGTTTGAATATATTTACATTATTACACAATCGAGAGAATGAAACCATGATTAAAGGAGAAGGATAGACACAATTGAGACCCCCTACTACCACACTAACCCAGACCACCACCTGAAGGAACCTATCGATTGGAACTTCTTGAGGACTCAGGAACCCAAGCATGAATTCAGCGATCCCTTCATGACCAGGCATCAAATCTTGTTGATCTTCTCAGCCATCACAACTGGGTTCTGCTTGGCTATCTGCTCCCGTGCCACCTTCTTGTAGTCGAAGGTGCACTGGTGGGAGTCGGTGTAGCGGTGCGTGGAGCAGAAGGTGCCCCCACAGCGGCACTGGAACCCAGTAAGCCCAACTTTCTTGCGGCAGGTTAGGCACCGGTTGCTGGGTGGCTTTGGGGGCTCCTGCTCTGCTTGCTTCTCTGCCACAGCTTCAGTCACAGCAGCAGCATGGGCATCATCATGCTTTGCTGTCTCCAGTGGCACCGCGGAAGAAGATGCTGCCGTGATCACCTTCTTCTCCACCACAGGGGCTTCCATCAACTTGATGAAGTCCCTGTAACACTTCGAGCACATATTGTTCGTCATGCTGCTGCCAAAGAAACCACAGTTGTTTATGCACAGAATTGGGGCCTCAGGCGCATGGACTCCAGTCTCCTCGGACTCTTGTTTCCAGCTCTCCTGTGCCATTGCTACCGATGGACTGCAGGGACACAAGTTCCATAGCTCATTAGCAAAAAATGGTTATTTAGTTAAGAGTGACaaatggcaaaaaaaaacatgattcAGTGGAACTATAAAAGGTTGTACAGAAAGATATTCAAGAGGAAATTAGCAGTGCTGGATTGAAAGAAAAGGATTTGCAGTAAATTTCAATCCTTGTTTTCTCCTTACAGGACATGGTTGTTTTCAGAACAGCAGCTGAAAAACAAATCTGACGTGCTATAGATCACAAATGAACAATCCTAAGTTAACAAAGTTATGCCAATTTTATCCAAGTGGCCATTCTGCAAGGTCTTTGAAATAGTTAGTTGCCGGCAGAGGACAAGTTAACAATCCACAGCCTATGTCAAGTCAATCCAAACATCAAAAGTTACTACCCATGATTCTATCTTCAGTACCTTGAGAGTTGATGCAAACATCAAAAGTTGCTACCTCTGATTCTTTCTTCCTGATCAGACTAATTTCTACTAGCACATATAACCAGGTTGCATATTAAGCTGTAAAACTGAAAACAGTCGGAAACATCGACATGTCCGTCAGCCTCTCTAGCAGAACAAAAATAAAGGGCAAGCGCATCGAACCTGCAGAGCAGCAATGGGATTGTTAGCCAACAACCTGCACCCCAGGTCTTCTGTAAGAGCAGATTTAATTGTGCTGGACCCAGAGCTCTACCTCATCCTTATTGAGTGCTCCCTATAAACAACTCAAGCTCTGCAACCTTTGGTTACTCAACTGTCTCACGCAATCATAGCACTAAGCCATGGCCTTCTTGGTTGATCCACAAGTAAAGATTGCTTACATAGCACCACAACAAGGCAGGCAACCAGCAGCATACAGGCAAAGCAATCTATGCCCGGAACCGCAATCAGCCAGATGCACACCCAATTCACGCAGTCAAACTTCATCCACACGTCCAAGCAATTGACGTTGCCACGGTCACCACGAAACCTCCAGCCGCAATCAAGGTTATCCGTGCCAAGCACAGCAAGGAAGCTCGCTGCTTCATCCACCCATTCACCCCAAGGGCCAAAAGAGACCTTCCGTATCAGCACACATCTCTCTCACTTGGTTCATGTTTGGCACCGAAGCTTGCATGTGCTGCAAGGGATGGAAGAGCCCTGCCACAAGCAAGCAGCCACAGGCGCTGGTGGCGCGTACATGGCGGGCCAGGATGAAATCACTCCCCCCATCCGCCGGCAACCACCAAAGTTTGTTCATCAGCcagattcggtatccctcactGTTTCACTCCCTCTGCTGTTCCTATAGGTTAAGGTCTCGCCTCCCATCCTAGAAACAAACGCCACAAACGATTTGCAAACAATTAAagggaaaaaatatatatccaaaGGTGATTCCTCCTCCCCAAACTGCTCATAGGAACAGAGAAACGCGCACAACCTATGCCAGCAACCAACCAACCACAGCGGTCAACCCAATCGCAATTCGCGCAGATCCGATCCAAAACCAACCGCTACGCCTCGACGCAAAAGACCACACCACCAACCTACAACCGAAACACCACCAAAAATccctaaaaaaaaaaaatcggcgCACCGCGGACCCCGTCAACGGCGAGCCTCCGAGCCCGCGCCCCCAGATCGGGCGGCGGGCGATCGGATCTGGGGCCGGGGATGAGggcgaggagcaggaggaggaggaggagggggagcggcgggcgggcggcaccAACCTGTGGGCGAGACGGCACGCGACTTTTCCCCCGCGGAGaattttttctctccttttttttttcgggCGTCGAGAGGTAGGCGAAGGCTATGGCTTATTTCAGGGGGTGGTGGACGCGGGCGGGTGGGGTGGCGTGCGCTTATAAAGGCCAACCCTTTCCCCGATTCGCCGGCGGGCTTACCATCTGATTATATTTAAATTAATTACTCGTCGGGGTGTTAATTATCGTGTTTAGACGGGTGATTAGCGTGGACCCTTCTAGACGGCGCGCGGAGATGGAGGACCACGAGGCGCGCGGCCGGCAGAGAGCCAGGCGCCCGTGTGGATGCGGGTGGGGCCGCGGGGTTGTGGGGCCCGCGTGCCAGCGGGGCTGGCGCGTGGGGTGGTGGGTGCTTTGGGGGGGCGGCGTGTAACGGGTCCACGGTGGACGATGTGGGGACGGGAGGGCCCACCtggcggctgcggcggtggGGTCCGAGGCTTTTTTTGGCGGCGGGTGCGGGTGACGTGGATCCGCCTGGAGTCGTGCGTGGAAACTTTACAGCGATCTTGTTTCAAAAAAAGGAAACTTTACAGCGACGTGGATCGAGTTTTGAGATGTTGCAACTTCATTCTTCTTGTTGGGCGCCACGTTTTGTTATGTTTGGGAACTGGGATGAAAACGATCTGTTTCCGATATGTTTCCAATGGATTCTGTTATTTTTAAGAGAAATTTTCACATGATttcaaaagagagagagagagagagagaatattTCATGTATGTAATCCTGATACTGGAGCACGTCGGCCGCGGTAGAGCAGTGAAGCATAGCGTCGCCACTCGCCGGCTCACGTCGGCGCCGGCAGGACTCCGAGGAAAGCACCGCCCGCACCGGCGGCCGGGCTGGGTTCATTTCAGTTACGTCATGGTTCAGCCCGCCAGGACGCGCAGAAGCAAGCGACGGCCGGGGTGCAAGTCAcgaggcgccgccgcggggttCGATCGACgaacgtttcaaaaaaaaaaatgcgatCTGACGGCGGGAGTTGAATGGGGGAGCGAAGTAGACGGAGACGGGTTTCGCCGACGTGTGGGCCGCGCTGTCACGTcgtccgccggccggccggtatGGATCGTAGCCGACGTGTGGAGCGAAGTAGACGGGTTTCTGCTGACTgcttgacggcggcggcgcgcagccgGACAGCCAGGTGGCTCCCATCTCTCTTTTCGATCGGCGGCTACGTCAACATGTGGGCTGGGGGTGCTGCATCCGCCAGTGGGGCCCACTTACAGGGAAGGCCCATACAAAGCGTCCCAAGGTTTTGGGCCGGCTCGCTGCGAAACGTTTTGGGCCGCACGGCCCAGCGAGGAAAAGGCTGCCAGCGAACAAGTGTGGAGAGCGGAGAACACGATACGACGACAGCCGACCGGCTTTCTTGTTCCCTCGTGGCTCGTGCTGTCTACTACCTCGCTCCTCTCCCGATTCGTCCACGCATCGCGAGCGCACCGGCAGAGAGAGCGAGCGATGGAGAACCAGCTGCTCTCGTCGGCCGCGTCCCACGAGGCGCTCCCGGACAGCTTCGTGTTCCCGCCCGACCAGCGCCCgccggcgtccgccgccgccgtcgcgctcccCGTCATCGACCTCTCCCGCCCCCGCGACGAGGTCCGCCGGGACGTCCTCGAAGCCGGCAAGGAGCTCGGCTTCTTCCAGGTATACACCCCTCTCCGGtctccgccctcctcctcctccatctcgatcggctcgctcgctcgctcgctcagCTTCCTCTCCTGGACATCGGTCAGGTGGTCAACCACGGCGTGCCGGAGCAGGCGATGCGGGACATGGAGTCCAGCTGCGAGGAGTTCTTCCGCCTCCCCGCGGAGGACAAGGCGGCCTTCTACACCGAGGACACCGACAAG from Setaria italica strain Yugu1 chromosome II, Setaria_italica_v2.0, whole genome shotgun sequence encodes the following:
- the LOC101767915 gene encoding zinc finger A20 and AN1 domain-containing stress-associated protein 9, with the protein product MAQESWKQESEETGVHAPEAPILCINNCGFFGSSMTNNMCSKCYRDFIKLMEAPVVEKKVITAASSSAVPLETAKHDDAHAAAVTEAVAEKQAEQEPPKPPSNRCLTCRKKVGLTGFQCRCGGTFCSTHRYTDSHQCTFDYKKVAREQIAKQNPVVMAEKINKI